A single window of Cytobacillus dafuensis DNA harbors:
- a CDS encoding exo-beta-N-acetylmuramidase NamZ family protein — MKKLLTGLLVLVLLLSTVSATMAKNDKEKNNKKFRLGIEVLLQDQIDLIKDKRVGLITNPTGVDQNVASIVDLLFNNPKVNLTALYGPEHGVRGSAQAGQYVEQYTDEKTGLPVYSLYGKTKKPTPEMLSNVDVLLFDIQDVGARFYTYIYTMALAMEAAKENNIPIIVLDRPNPISGTKVEGPVLEDKYSSFIGEYPIPVRHGMTVGELAKLFNSEFEIGADLTVVEMEGWKRNMYYDETPLEWVLPSPNMPTLETAVVYPGAALIEGTNVSEGRGTTKPFELIGAPFINSDNLAAKLNSYKLPGVTFRAASFIPTFSKHANVLSHGIQIHVTNRNSYKPFETGLYIVKTIHDMYPNEFQFRAPSAAGISFFDNLVGNGSIRADIEAGKSVEEMKASWQAGLDQFNEVREKYLLY, encoded by the coding sequence TTGAAAAAGTTGTTAACTGGTTTATTGGTTCTTGTTCTACTACTGTCTACCGTTTCTGCGACGATGGCCAAGAACGATAAAGAGAAAAACAATAAAAAGTTCCGTTTGGGCATAGAGGTTTTGTTACAGGATCAAATTGATTTGATTAAAGATAAACGCGTAGGTTTGATCACCAATCCAACCGGAGTTGATCAGAACGTTGCGAGTATCGTAGACTTACTCTTCAACAACCCCAAAGTGAACCTGACTGCTCTTTACGGGCCTGAGCACGGTGTTCGTGGAAGTGCACAAGCGGGTCAATATGTTGAACAATATACGGACGAAAAAACAGGACTTCCTGTTTACAGCCTATATGGAAAGACAAAAAAGCCTACACCTGAAATGCTAAGCAATGTCGATGTATTGTTATTTGATATCCAAGATGTGGGGGCACGATTTTACACCTATATTTACACCATGGCACTAGCGATGGAAGCAGCAAAAGAGAACAATATTCCAATTATTGTTCTAGACCGTCCGAATCCAATCAGTGGGACAAAAGTCGAAGGACCTGTGCTCGAGGATAAGTACTCTTCGTTCATCGGAGAATATCCGATTCCTGTCCGCCACGGGATGACAGTTGGGGAACTAGCCAAGCTTTTCAATAGCGAATTTGAAATTGGTGCCGATTTAACAGTTGTGGAAATGGAAGGCTGGAAGCGGAACATGTATTACGATGAAACGCCATTAGAATGGGTCCTTCCGTCACCAAACATGCCAACATTAGAAACTGCGGTTGTCTACCCAGGGGCTGCCCTCATTGAAGGAACCAATGTTTCCGAGGGACGAGGAACAACAAAACCATTTGAATTGATTGGAGCACCGTTCATCAATAGCGACAACTTAGCTGCAAAGTTAAACTCGTACAAATTACCTGGTGTCACCTTCCGAGCGGCTTCGTTTATACCGACCTTCTCAAAGCATGCGAATGTGTTAAGCCATGGAATTCAAATTCATGTTACGAACCGAAACTCCTATAAGCCGTTTGAAACAGGTTTGTATATCGTAAAAACAATCCATGATATGTATCCAAACGAATTCCAATTTAGAGCACCGAGTGCAGCAGGAATCTCCTTCTTTGATAACCTTGTCGGCAATGGCTCCATCCGTGCTGATATTGAAGCTGGCAAAAGTGTTGAAGAAATGAAAGCATCATGGCAGGCTGGTTTAGATCAATTTAACGAGGTTCGTGAGAAGTATTTATTATATTAA